A window from Eubalaena glacialis isolate mEubGla1 chromosome 1, mEubGla1.1.hap2.+ XY, whole genome shotgun sequence encodes these proteins:
- the WNT8B gene encoding protein Wnt-8b — protein sequence MTGPKAYLIYSSSVAAGAQSGIEECKYQFAWDRWNCPERALQLSSHGGLRSANRETAFVHAISSAGVMYTLTRNCSLGDFDNCGCDDSRNGQLGGQGWLWGGCSDNVGFGEAISKQFVDALETGQDARAAMNLHNNEAGRKAVKGTMKRTCKCHGVSGSCTTQTCWLQLPEFREVGAHLKEKYHAALKVDLLQGAGNSAAGRGAIADTFRSISTRELVHLEDSPDYCLENKTLGLLGTEGRECLRRGRALGRWERRSCRRLCGDCGLAVEERRAETVSSCNCKFHWCCAVRCEQCRRRVTKYFCSRADRPRGGAAHKPGRKP from the exons ATGACTGGTCCAAAG GCTTACTTGATCTACTCCAGCAGCGTGGCAGCTGGTGCCCAGAGTGGTATTGAAGAATGCAAATACCAGTTTGCCTGGGACCGCTGGAACTGCCCTGAGAGAGCCCTGCAGCTGTCCAGCCATGGTGGCCTTCGCAGTG CTAATCGGGAGACAGCATTTGTACATGCCATCAGTTCTGCTGGGGTTATGTACACTCTGACTAGAAACTGCAGCCTTGGAGATTTTGACAACTGTGGCTGTGATGACTCCCGCAATGGGCAACTGG GGGGCCAAGGCTGGCTGTGGGGAGGCTGCAGCGACAACGTGGGCTTCGGAGAGGCAATATCCAAGCAGTTCGTCGATGCCCTGGAGACAGGACAGGATGCTCGGGCAGCCATGAACCTGCACAACAACGAGGCTGGCCGCAAG GCGGTGAAGGGCACCATGAAACGCACGTGTAAGTGCCACGGCGTGTCTGGCAGCTGCACCACGCAGACCTGCTGGCTGCAGCTGCCTGAGTTCCGAGAGGTGGGCGCGCACCTGAAAGAGAAGTACCACGCAGCTCTCAAGGTGGACCTGCTGCAGGGTGCTGGCAACAGCGCGGCGGGCCGCGGCGCCATCGCAGACACCTTTCGCTCCATCTCCACGAGGGAGCTGGTGCACCTGGAGGACTCCCCAGACTACTGCCTGGAGAACAAAACGCTAGGACTGCTGGGCACCGAAGGCAGAGAGTGCCTGCGGCGCGGCCGGGCCCTGGGCCGCTGGGAGCGCCGTAGCTGCCGTCGGCTCTGCGGGGACTGTGGGCTGGCGGTGGAGGAGCGCCGCGCCGAGACCGTGTCCAGCTGCAACTGCAAGTTCCACTGGTGCTGCGCGGTCCGCTGCGAGCAGTGCCGCCGCCGGGTCACCAAGTACTTCTGCAGTCGCGCGGACCGGCCGCGGGGGGGCGCGGCGCACAAACCCGGAAGAAAACCCTAA